From the Drosophila simulans strain w501 chromosome 2L, Prin_Dsim_3.1, whole genome shotgun sequence genome, the window CTTCTTGACTTCATTGATTTCGTTATGAATAAATGGTATAATATAATGTTTATACCTAATAATACATGGTTGAGCTGTCGATTTATTGGTTTTTGCTGCCAGAGgtttccatttgatattaaagaTCATTAGCTCGGGGATCCACTGGGTTCAAAAACCTTAAGTGATTTGTAAAAGTTCAGTTCCAGAGGGAATATGTGTTATAAACATTAAATGTCTTTCGTAGATCTATAAACATTTGAGATTATAACTCAAAAACGGTCAAACAATTGTGACTTGCCCAAATTTTACGTTACCCGAATAATTATCAATGATAAGGTATCAGGCTGTCGCAATTGCTTACCTCATTAAGATTTGATTAGAACTCTAATCTTATAAATATTAGAATTATGTTTCTTATTAATCACTGACCACCAAGGAATTTTACATAATTGCATTTGACTGGTGTATTCTACATGTAATCTTCAAAATTGACATGTAAAAATACTGATCAAACTGGAACTTTTCCATTCGTCtagacatacatacatgtagttaaaatatgaaatcacAATAACTATAAACTCAACGGTCTACTATTTAGTTTATCAACCATTaagcctttaattttataattcaaATCGATAGCAACAATTAACTtgcttaaaacaaaaccattccAGAGCTATTTACAAAACTTTTATTGCCATGAACTTTGTTCCTAAATGCACAACTATGATGTTAGTAATTAACGTTTAAGGGTCGCATTACAAGTTAGACACATTCGAGTCCAGCACGGACAGAGCCTCGTCCTTctcctcctgcagctccttgcCGGTAACGCTTAACTTGGTCTTAGCGAAATCGCTGAGGGTCAGGCCAGAGACGATTTTCCATTGCTTATTCTTGATCTCGACGGGGAACGAGAAGATCACATCCTTGGGCGATTCGTAGCTGCCGTCGGAGAAGACACCCATGGAGACGAACTGGCCGGGAGCAGTGCCGTTCCACCAGTCGTGCATGTGATCGCAAGCGGCCTTGGCCGCCGACATGGCCGATGACATTTTGCGGGCCGCAATGACGGCGGCTCCACGCTTCTGTACGGTTTCCACGAAGGATCCCTGCAGGTAGCCATTATCGTTGATCGCATCCACCACGGACTTGACGGTACCATTGGCGGTCACCTTGCCCTGTCCAGCATCGGGATACTGGGTGGAGGAGTGGTTGCCCCAGATAATGATGTTCTTGACAGCAGAAATGGGCACACCCAACTTGGCGGCGATCTGGGAGGTGGCGCGATTCTGATCCAGACGCGTCATGGCCGAGAAGTTCTCGCGCGGAATGGAGGGCGCATAGGAGGAGCAGACCAGGGCATTGGTATTGGCCGGGTTGCCCACAACCAGCACCTTGACGTCCTTCTTGGCGAACTTGTCCAGAGCCTGGCCCTGGGTCCTGAAGATCTTCACGTTGGCGGACAGCAGATCCTTGCGCTCCATTCCCTCCTTGCGGGGCATGGCGCCCACGAGGAAAGCAGCCGAGACATCCTTGAATCCAACAGCCGGGTCGGTGGTGGGCACCACCTCGACCAGCAGCGGTAGAGCGCAGTCGGCCAATTCCATGACCACGCCCTCGAGCACACCGACCATGGGCGGAATGTCGAGCAGGTGCAGCACGATGGGCTGATCCTTGCCGAACACCTCGCCGCGGGCAATCATGTACAGCAGGGAGTAGGCGATTTGGCCAGCGGCTCCGGTCACCACAACACGAATTGGTTCAGCCTGAAAATATATTCACTCGATTAGTGATAAAGtgtatttcattttcctttttccatttctttatGCAGTTTCTCTATTATATTTCAAGAATGTTCTTAGCTATGTTTAGATGCAGCTAAACAAATTATACTGTAATAAGGGGCGAATTTTTCATCCAGCCTTTGGCTTTGgatctatattttatttttagaatatatatatgcgaaAACTGCAAACTACTACACCATATATCGTATATATCCAGCTCGCcatttccaaattaaaaccCATTTAAGTGCAATTTCAGCAAAATTAGTGCAAATATGATagctgaaaataaacaaaagcgcGACTAGGTTTTTTGTTACTCTTTTCAAGTGGCTCTATATCAGcttgcatttgttgtttacAATAGATAACATTGCTATAACTCTAAAATGTACTCTCCATTTAGATCTGAACTGGCATTTTCAATAGTTATAGATTTAATAAAGCATTTATAAGTGGTGGGCTTTGATTTTTGCTTGCTAGTGCATTTTCCGCCCATCCTCGTTACGCAATCCCAGTTAATCCTTTCCTTAGGGCACTAAAAGTAGGCCACTTGTGGCAATTGACCCCTATTCATATTTTGCCCTTTAAGAAAAGTTCAGTTTTCACAAAAATATAGCTTAAGATGGGAATTACAATCCATAAcgtatattattttatatgcatgtacataGCTATATTTGTCATTGAAGAAGTTTGAAACTTCCAAACAATTGGAAGCGTAACCCCAGGGAGCATTTAGCATTTTTGATAAGATATGACAGATTTGAACTGCATGGACTTTGCTTCACCGCCTCCAATCATCCGGTTTATATAAGCCCTATCTGCTCCGGCAAAAGctaaaaaaacatgaaaacaacatttttatcGCCGTCAATTGGCAATTAGCTAggttttgcattaatttgatGCTTTTGGGGGCCTCTGCAAATGCAACATTTGTGCATACGTTCGAATTTACGTCACTaaggtttttggtttttaagaTTAGCATGGAGAGAGGTCAAATGAATGTTAAATTTCCAGAAAAATTATTGCGACCAATCACACATACCGTCATAACTACACATTATTGTGTGCGGCACTTTGaatgcatatgtatgcatattcTTCACATTTGATAATCAAATATGCagattattaataataatttgattaTATATACTATACGGGCGTAGCGAAAAATTGCCGGCAAGCTTACCATTTTAGAATTTCACAGGTGCAACGCTCCACGGACGAACTTCAAGTAAAAACGTAAATAGGGATCGCCAATTGGGAACCTGTTACTTTTCACAATTATTTTCCAGTCACTACTTTTCGAATAAAAGTAGCCGTGACTCCATCGCGATACGAATGGCATCACggttttttggcaaaacaaatcGATTATGTCGTTCCTTATAAATTTACTAAATTTTTAAGTAAGACAAACAGTTAATTAGTTCTGTTATAGTTGTTAAATTTTACACTAGCTCCAAAAAATGTTAacatgtataaaaataaataaaacgatgataaatgaaaaatttatatatatatagctatttagtttgttaatgaaaacaaatacaatttgcaGAAAAATCACCAGTCATCATATTTCTTTGTATTATTCTTGGTCactttgtttacaaatacaaaattagCACCTAGCTATATTTTCATAtctgaaatatgcaaatgcagtcGTGTAAAGTGATTCTTTCGCTTGCTGCTATCGATAGTTTGAGCTGTGGAAAAAAATCGAATGTTTCTTGTGGAAAAAATTGGAGTCTTTAATTTGGCGAATCCATTCGTTTActttgcgtttatttttagcctTAGTACTTTCGTTTGATACGTTTGCTACcaagtatttataaaaattaaaaagcgtTCAAAAACACAATTAACCACTGCAACGTCGTTTCATCAACTATTCAGAGTGAATAAAGAAAACCTACATCACACCTACAATCATACGTGTTacgtgtacatacatatgtgtatgtatatatactcttGCTTATGTACATTAAACATTTGTCGTTTTCCTTTCCAACCAGCCTTTTGTTATTGTCTAAAAATCGATTTTCGTTACTCTCTTATACGAGTACGTGATTTGccataattaataaacaataaatcacAGCTGTGTGGTTTGGTAAATAAGTGCAGCGTGAATAATGTACGCTTATGTACATAAACACTCGCATATGTGTGCGTATATAGTGGATTAACAAATTGCTGATGTACAACTATTAAGTGGTTTTACAATGCATACGCAAATATCGATGTAAATTCTAGTAATTTTTCCTTATACCCACACGTATTGACATTTTGCCATATTCACACACATGTTCGGTTATTAAACCCTTGAAAATTGTACTTTCTTTTTGTTCGTGTTTTCAAGAGAGCTTCCGTTTTAAATTTGAGAACTTATTGATGTACGCAGGTAGTGCGTACATTTCCGAGTTGGTTTGATTTCTGTTATGAAAAGGTatccatatttaaaaatactttttgtgttttgtgtctGCGTTGTAGACAtatgcgtgtatgtgtgtatatatacacaataGAATTACCTGACGGTAAACACCTTCTTCAGCTCGCATTAAATTGTCTTTTTTCAAAGGTTGCATAAAGTCAACAAAACCACGAATACAAAGGGCTGTATGTAAACAATTTGGCACAAATCACAACTATCCGTAAAAGccttaaatatgcatattaacGAAAGTGGTCAGCTACAGGTGCCAAATTTCCACAACTTGTTTTCGTAGTGTGCAAAATAACGCCAATGGTCCGGGTGATTCATCTAATGAAGATCGCATGCCTTCCTTGTGTATTAGGTGTTTTAGGCAGACAAAATCATATACGTATGGTTTAGAAGTACAAGATAAGGGGAATAACCTTCCTATTTCAATACAGGTTCATACCAATCTGATGGAAATCCATCCTACAAAAGCTATCCTTGAGATTTGGGATATACACACAAAACTTCAAcctattcaaatatatatattatttatacctataaattttatttactttctaCAGCTTGGTTCTCATCATTATcaacaattttataaaaattacaacTGCAAGTTCTTCATCACTAATCAACAAATCACCTGAAAATGAACGGCCTGAGCAGTAATGATGATGCAGTCGAGTGCCCTTTGTGTATGGAGCCGCTTGAGGTGGACGATCTGACCTTCTTTCCGTGTACCTGCGGATATCAGGTACATGCTGTCATTAAAGCCCCCTTATCAGCAGCGTATTCAAGTGCTTTTGCTTCCAGATTTGCCGATTCTGTTGGCATAGGATCCGCACGGATGAGAACAAGCTGTGTCCGGCATGCCGAAAGGAGTACCCCGAGAATCCAGCTGACTTTAAGCCGCTGTCGCAGGAGGAAGTAAGTCGTGGTCACCTCGTATTTATTCTACTAACTCCTCCTCTTCTTTAGATGATTGCCTTCAAGTCCCAGAAACGCCAAAGGGAccaacaacgaaaacaaaagatcACCGAGAACCGCAAACACTTGGCCAACGTTCGCGTTGTCCAAAAGAACTTGGTGTTCGTTGTGGGCCTACCACCCCGACTTGCTGATGCAGACGTATGTTGATTTTGCGCCATAGATAACCGACAGCAACACCACTCACAATTGCCATTTTCAGATATTAAAGAAACACGAGTATTTCGGTAAATATGGGAAAATTCATAAAGTCGTTATAAATCCAAGTACCACGTATGCCGGGGTCCAGGTAAGAGTTGTAagattcaattatttattacctctatacattcatacatatgGCCCAATGGGCCAATACCCGAGTTGCTTAGTCATTTTTAGGTGGTTTCTATGAAAACTTTGATAATGGCACGTTTTCAATGAAACTGAACAGATTTACGTGTATCTaccaaaatttattttcgattaaaatgaatttgaaCCTTTTGTTGTTAGCTGCTCTGGTAAGCGAACATTGTTTATAACAAcaagtttaagtttattttgtaacattttttattaatatgtgtgtatttttttattttaggcaAAATTGTgtgcgaaatgcaaaaatttctTGTTAATTTATGATTAAATGGATCGGAATTTACGTTCTGTTTCCGTGCTTATGCTAAAAAAACAACTTTTGACCAATTATGATAAGAGTCTATTTTAGAATAACCCcgattattttataaaaatcaaaaagcgTAACATTTGATCAACCTGCTTTCTATAAAACTGCGAGGGTATCAGAGTTTTCGGTCCACCGAATCGCGCTTCACACTCTGCCATCCATAgcttattcaaattttttcgattttaaagGGTCCATCTGCTTCTGCCTATGTCACATATGTTAATAACTCGGATGCCTTGCGGGCCATTCAAAGCGTCAATAATATTATGATAGATGGGCGGCTCATAAAGACCAGCCTGGGAACAACCAAATACTGTAGCCACTTCATGAAGAACCAGCAGTGTCCCAAGGGCGACTGCATGTACTTACATGAATTGGGCGATCCCGAGGCCAGTTTCACAAAGGAGGTAAGTTGCGATATAATTAAACTACATAAAGGTGTCCGTATCTAAATGTGCTGATCTATCATTTAAAGGAAATGCATCAGGGAAAGCACCTGGAGTACGAGAAGCGCCTGCACGATACTCTAATTGCCTCATTGGGACCGAATGCAACAGGTATTGTAAACGGTAACGGAGCTTCTAAAGCAAATGGTAATTTCAGCCAAGCTACATACTAAATGTCTTAATAATGTCTATACCCAATCAGCCGCGATTccatcgtcatcgtcagcgtcatcctcgtcctctGGATCGGGTACAAATGGTTCAAGTGCATCAGGTAATGCCCAGCAAAAGGAGGCGTGGCCCAGCTTATCGGTCTCGCCCATCAATGGCAAAGAGGCGGCTGCCAGTGCGACCAGTTCCAGTGGGAAGAGTAAACGGGAGAAGCTGCGCAACGAGAAGAGGCACGAGAAGAATAAGGCGAAGAATAAGAACGGCAGCAATACAAACGCCAATGCCTCGAACAAGGAGAACTATGTTCCCGAAACGAGAAGCAGCACAAGTACTGAGACATTCGCAGAGGCCACCGCGGATGCACCGGCTTCCACCAAGGCAGAACCGCCGCAAGCCTCTAGCAATCGATCGAGGGCGGAGCGTGGAAAAGATCGGGCCACGCCTAGTGCAAAGGAGCAGAAGAAGGGCAAGGAAGTTGCTCCAGCACCTGCAGCAAGTAAACCGGCGGAGCGGGTTGAAACGAGCGAGAGTACAATAAGACAAAAGAAGGCGGAAGTAACCGAAAGCTGTGAAGATAACTTACCACAAAAGAGATTAGCGGGAACAAACGTTCAACGATCTGTGAGCTCTTGTAGCGAAAATAGCGAAGGACACGTCTCTGAGAGTAGCTTAAGTGAGAAGAGTCTAACTGGTGATTATGTGGAGGAGAAGTGCAATAGTGTGAATTCGGAGAGCCAGCCAGAAAGTGTAAAGTTTCAAGAGGAGCTCGAAAAGAGCAACGAGGCTATTGTCGAGGCCGAAACGATTCTGCCAGCAGCTGAATCCTCTGAGGACATCAGCCCCGCTGCAGTGGCGCCCAGCAATGGAGAAGACGAAGGATGTTTACCCGTTGTTGATCCAGTCGAACCGCCGAGTCTGGTGGATAATGGAAGCAGAGTAACTGGTATGGTAACTTATCCATTAAGTCTACGACACTTTGCTAACACCTTTCGTTGCAGATGCGCTGTCTAAGCTCAACATTTTCGATGACACGCCTAGCTATTTCACATCGCCATCATTCCAGCAAGCCCCCATTTTGAAGAATAAGCTAGATTTGGAAATGCGACAGTCTCATTTACCTGACTTGGTCAACGGTGAGTTACGAATCTTTGAAAATAATCagaattcttttatttataaatggaaattttctcatttttcgGTTCTGCTAAAAAATATCAACGGGCTTAAAACAGACATTGATGGAATCCAAAAGGCATCCAATACAAACGGTAATGATTTCATTATTAAAGCATGTATTATTTGAACTAACTCATGTTTATTcctaatttgcataaacagAGTGGGAAGAAGCCTTCAAAAATGTGATGATGCGCAACACTAGGCACGTGGAGgagcaactgctgcagcagcaacatttgcagcagcagcagaagcatcACCACCAGCAGGTGTTGCATCAACAGGAGGAGTTCCTTCGCATGCACGAATTACAGAAACGCAACAACTTTGCGACGCAAATCAACGGTCCTGCGAATGGTAAGTAAATTCCTAGTGTGATGTGTACTGAAACTTTTATAATTGTGTGTTTATTTCTTCTTTTAGATTTCCTTAGCCATTTCCAGGCGAACTCGCTCGATTTAAACAGAGCTCAAGCCCATGCAATCCTTCAGCAACAAATCTTGCAACAGCAGGCAGGCGAAAATCTATTTGGCGGCAACATGTCGAAGTTCTTTGATTTCCATAAAAGTCAGCAGCAGTCACACCATCAGTATCTAAATGGACATCCGCCTCAAATCAATGGGAATGGTGCTGTGCCGGAGCCGCAAAGAGTGGCGGCCTCTTTGGAAAGCAATCGACTGAATTCGCCTTTTGTCGAAAATGGTGGGACATACTTTACAATGAAAATGCTGGCCAGCCcgcaataataatatttactttgttATCCTAGGACTTATAaactcgcagcagcagcaacaacaaaagcagagAATGATGGGAATGTATGAATTTATGGTAATGATCCCAAATGGATTTAAAAAGCAACATGCTAATATCATGTTTGTTTCGATTTCTAGCCTCCAAACACGCAATCTCAGCAGAATCGGTTTTCACAGAACTCGATAGTCGACGATGACTTAGGTAAGACCTTGTTTATATCTCATTTTGAAGCCTTTTCACTGATTGTGCTTGTTAAAAGGATTCGACCCCTTCGTTGAGACCCAAAAGGGACTAGCTGAACTTATGGAAAATGAGGTTGTCCAACAACAGAGTATTAATAATGAGAACCCCTTGCCGAAGTTGCCGCCACAGCCTCAAGTTCCACCCCATCCGCAATTGGTGGACAACCTGCAGCGAGCTCGCATGCCGCCGCCAGGCTTCAATCACGTCAACACATTGGGCTTGGGCGGTGCATCCAGACTGCAGCTCACCAGCAAAATAATGCCCTTCATGAACATGCCCGTCAATGGGGTGGGCAACAGCGGTGCCCAGGGACAGCACCAAATACCAATGGGTGTCAACTGGAATGCGCCGATGGGCATGCACCAGAACCCGGGACAGCCCGTGGGTGATTCGCAATTGCAGCATCCAATGGCTCACAACAAGGGTAAGCAATTGAAATGGTTACATCTTTTGGTACCGAGAAAACTGTTTGATCTAACTaattatttgcattcgcaACAGTTTACAACAACAGTGATTGGACTTCAATGGATCCGGCTATACTTTCGTTTAGAcagttttcttcttttccacAAAACCAAATTCCCCCACATcctcagcagcaacaggattTATTTTTGCAGCATTTGGCTCAACAGCAAAATTCCCAGAGTGGTGGTAAGTGGTGCAACCCAGAGCTTACGGATCAGCAGTCGATTAAAATGCATCGGATTGTGTACTTGCAGGTTTCAACAACCAGCCACAGCAAATGCTTCCTATGGGGATGCCCAATAGTTTGCTGAACGGACAACAAACGCAGCCGCCACAGGTCAATGCCAATGTTCAGGGCATGCTTGAGTTTTTAAAAAGCCGTCAATTCGTTTAGCTacaatacatataaataatacatttgtTTACCTGTactctttattaaatatttcttaaagtaaatataggcaaaataaaattcgaaTATAATGAAACTACATgatacaaacaaacagacggTCCAGTGAAATTCAGCCTACTAAACGCATTTGTGCAGCAAGCGAATAACTTGGATCCCGTCTCCCCGCGCCGGACGTGTCCGCATGAATCCAATTGTAGTATCCAATGAACCCCGTTCAGGGTGTAGTCTGCTTGGCAATAGTGCAGCCCCCAGTGATTTTTCAAACTTGAAACCAACTCATTCCAATTGCTCGCTGGATAAAAGACAGATTACCATGGCAATAAGTAGCAAAGAAAACCTCGTGATGTGAAATTATCGAGACTGTGTAAAAATGtcaactttttaataataaatacgtGACTTGAAATGGTTGAGAAGAATTTATTACTACGATCCGAACAACTATTTCCTATTTTTGGCGGCGTGGGGCAGACGGTTCCCTTGGCCAGCAGCGCCACCCAGGCGCATCGCGTTGTTAGCAGCACCTCCGTATCCCTGGCCAGGACGATTGCCGACATTGTTGCGGTTGCCGCCACCCTGACGTCCGCCGCGCTGATTTTGCGACGAGTTGCCGCCGCGGTTTTTGTTCATCTCTGTGCGATTCCTCGACTTGGCCTGCGCGTCCTCCTTGACCATGTCGATTACTTCGTCTGGAATTCGCAGATATTTGATGGTGCTCCCGCGGATATAACATTCGGGCATGCGCCAAAACCGATCGCCATCCTGCAaagtacacatacatatattgctATAAACAAGCTCTCCATGTTATCATTTTTCCGGCTGTTTACACATCAATACGATTGTATTGTCGCAAATTTTGAGCACCGGCAAtctacatatttaattaaaatattacctTTGAGGTGCAAATAACATCGCGCAGATTAATATTCATCCACGAGTCGCAACTGACTAGATGACCATTGTATGTTTCACCATTTTTCAGCTCCACCAACTAAGTAAATTAGAATAAACAATTATATGTATGACCAATGTGCGCAAATCCAAGCAACTTACCATGGGATGGCTCTGTGCTgtttttaaaagtgaaagtggCAGCTAAAACccatgaaaattaataattttgccCTTTATTTaccataaaataatattgcttACCATTTTCGTGAAGTAATCGATTAATATAGCGATAATGTGAAATCGATAGAGATGTCTATCCCTTAGTAGGAACGAAATGAAGATGAAACACGTACTTATTAAAAGCGTGTTCCGTTTTCCGATTTTTTataacataattttaaatggaaaacaagagagaattcTATAGTCGACAtccccgttactcagctagggtaaatttcatcattttctgcgatatatatcgatattggggaataaattgagaacaaattttaaaattgttcaaaagtatGGGCGGCCTTAGGGCGTCGTTAGAGTTGCGCTGcgctgaatatatatatacagtcGGCGGGACAAGTTCACGGGACAGTCGGCGAGACAGTCTGCGGGACAGTCGGTTTTAATACTTCACCAA encodes:
- the LOC6731810 gene encoding malate dehydrogenase, cytoplasmic — encoded protein: MAEPIRVVVTGAAGQIAYSLLYMIARGEVFGKDQPIVLHLLDIPPMVGVLEGVVMELADCALPLLVEVVPTTDPAVGFKDVSAAFLVGAMPRKEGMERKDLLSANVKIFRTQGQALDKFAKKDVKVLVVGNPANTNALVCSSYAPSIPRENFSAMTRLDQNRATSQIAAKLGVPISAVKNIIIWGNHSSTQYPDAGQGKVTANGTVKSVVDAINDNGYLQGSFVETVQKRGAAVIAARKMSSAMSAAKAACDHMHDWWNGTAPGQFVSMGVFSDGSYESPKDVIFSFPVEIKNKQWKIVSGLTLSDFAKTKLSVTGKELQEEKDEALSVLDSNVSNL